Proteins from a genomic interval of Bradyrhizobium sp. CCGB01:
- a CDS encoding arylsulfatase produces the protein MSAGSTAPFRGTVGRTVADSKPWWPEAPRPPAGAPNILVVLFDDVGFSDFGCYGSAIKTPTIDRLAAEGLRYSGFHTTAMCSTTRAALLTRRNHHSVGVGCLANFDSGYPGYRGKIAREAGTLAEMLRVHGYRNYMVGKWHVTPLTESGATGPFDGWPLGRGFDRFYGFLDAETDQYAPELVSDNTHIDPPGTYADGYHLTEDLIDQSIRFIGDHVADRPDVPWLTWVALGACHAPHQAPADIIRSYDAAFAHGWDVEREQRLARQKAMGLVPEGTRMPARNDGVKAWEEHSADERRVFTRLQAAFAGMLDHSDRHLARLVAFLETAGIRDNTVIIVMSDNGASQEGGPLGFVNAMGPFNFKPEPIAEKLARIDDIGGPDTHSNFPHGWAMASNTPLRRYKQNTHGGGIRDPFVINWPNRIASKGELRHQFVHACDLTPTLLELIGIEAPNEIAGCPQMPLEGESFARSINDASAPSKSSPQYFEMFGHRGLWQGGWKAVAFHPSGTPFENDKWELFHLDEDFSETNDLAAREPERLAAMIATWWAEAERHKVLPLDDRFGPRFAENAARFHGARHHFVFHAGMGHVPTDVAPDVRSRSYTIEAHVEIDVQGGDGVLISHGDATSGYSLYVKDGHLVHDLNIGGSHQIVRSDRKVPPGARRLGAHVERLVRKEPPAKGSRTGVTEYMLLIDGEPAGSLQTQLGFHTLISWSGLDIGRDRGSPVSHYEAPFEFEGRLLRVTVTMHDDQRLDGDAVGNAQMARQ, from the coding sequence ATGAGCGCAGGCAGCACCGCGCCGTTCCGCGGCACCGTCGGCAGGACGGTTGCGGACTCAAAGCCCTGGTGGCCGGAGGCGCCACGGCCGCCCGCGGGCGCGCCGAACATCCTGGTCGTGCTGTTCGACGACGTCGGCTTCTCCGATTTCGGTTGCTATGGCTCCGCGATCAAGACGCCGACCATCGACAGGCTCGCCGCTGAAGGGCTGCGCTACTCGGGCTTCCATACCACTGCGATGTGCTCGACGACGCGCGCGGCGCTGCTGACCCGGCGCAACCATCATTCGGTCGGCGTCGGGTGTCTGGCCAATTTCGATTCCGGCTATCCCGGCTATCGCGGCAAGATCGCGCGCGAGGCGGGAACGCTGGCCGAGATGCTGCGCGTCCATGGCTATCGCAACTACATGGTCGGCAAATGGCACGTCACGCCGCTGACCGAGAGCGGCGCCACCGGCCCGTTCGACGGCTGGCCGCTCGGCCGCGGTTTTGATCGCTTCTACGGCTTCCTCGATGCCGAGACGGACCAGTACGCGCCCGAGCTTGTCTCCGACAACACGCATATCGATCCTCCGGGTACCTACGCCGACGGCTATCACCTGACCGAGGATCTGATCGACCAGTCGATCCGCTTCATTGGCGATCACGTCGCCGATCGTCCTGACGTTCCCTGGCTGACCTGGGTCGCGCTGGGCGCCTGCCATGCGCCGCACCAGGCGCCGGCCGATATCATCAGGAGCTACGATGCCGCCTTCGCGCATGGCTGGGACGTCGAGCGCGAGCAGCGTCTGGCGCGGCAGAAGGCGATGGGGCTGGTGCCGGAGGGAACGCGGATGCCCGCGCGCAATGACGGCGTGAAGGCGTGGGAGGAGCATTCGGCCGACGAGCGCCGCGTGTTCACGCGCCTGCAGGCGGCCTTCGCCGGCATGCTCGACCATTCCGATCGGCATCTGGCGCGCCTCGTCGCGTTCCTGGAGACCGCCGGTATCCGCGACAACACTGTGATCATCGTGATGTCCGACAATGGCGCGAGCCAGGAGGGCGGGCCGCTCGGCTTCGTCAATGCGATGGGTCCCTTCAACTTCAAGCCGGAGCCGATCGCGGAGAAGCTTGCCCGTATCGACGACATCGGCGGGCCCGACACCCACAGCAATTTCCCGCATGGCTGGGCGATGGCGTCGAACACGCCGCTGCGGCGCTACAAGCAGAACACCCATGGCGGCGGCATCCGCGATCCCTTCGTCATCAACTGGCCGAACAGGATCGCGAGCAAAGGCGAGCTGCGGCACCAGTTCGTCCACGCCTGCGACCTCACGCCGACGCTGCTCGAACTGATCGGCATCGAAGCGCCGAATGAAATCGCGGGCTGTCCGCAGATGCCGCTGGAAGGCGAGAGCTTTGCGCGCTCGATCAATGATGCGTCCGCGCCTTCAAAGAGCTCGCCGCAATATTTCGAGATGTTCGGCCATCGCGGGCTTTGGCAGGGCGGGTGGAAGGCGGTCGCCTTCCATCCCTCGGGCACGCCGTTCGAGAACGACAAATGGGAGCTATTCCATCTCGACGAGGACTTCTCGGAGACCAACGATCTCGCGGCCAGGGAGCCGGAGCGTCTCGCCGCGATGATTGCGACCTGGTGGGCGGAGGCCGAGAGGCACAAGGTGCTGCCGCTCGACGACCGCTTCGGGCCGCGCTTTGCCGAGAACGCCGCGCGCTTCCACGGTGCGCGTCACCATTTCGTCTTCCACGCCGGCATGGGCCACGTGCCGACCGACGTCGCGCCGGACGTGCGCAGCCGCAGCTACACGATCGAGGCGCATGTCGAGATCGACGTGCAAGGCGGCGATGGCGTCTTGATCTCGCACGGCGATGCGACGTCGGGCTACAGCCTGTACGTCAAGGACGGCCACCTCGTGCACGACCTCAACATCGGCGGCAGCCATCAGATCGTTCGGTCGGACCGGAAAGTGCCGCCAGGCGCGCGGCGGCTCGGGGCGCATGTCGAGCGTCTCGTGCGCAAGGAGCCGCCGGCCAAGGGCTCGCGTACCGGCGTCACCGAATACATGCTGCTGATCGACGGCGAGCCGGCGGGTTCGCTCCAGACCCAGCTCGGCTTCCACACGCTGATCTCGTGGTCCGGCCTCGACATCGGCCGCGATCGCGGCAGCCCCGTGTCGCACTACGAGGCGCCGTTCGAATTCGAGGGGCGGCTGTTGCGCGTCACCGTCACCATGCACGACGACCAGCGGCTCGACGGCGATGCCGTCGGCAACGCGCAGATGGCCCGGCAGTAA
- a CDS encoding invasion associated locus B family protein: protein MSMQSKLVALAAVLLLSTGGASAQQSAKKNSPAPAAQPAPAPTQPQADGAPAQQAGWVVRCTSVSREAPLECAMEQNAVLTKTGQTIVLINIRIAPDTRTPVALLQLPLGLNLPIGAKLQVDEGKSVDLQIQTCENRGCYASTPIAADLLGALRSGKQLKVSFQNMAKETIAIPMPLGDFAAAYDKIK, encoded by the coding sequence ATGTCCATGCAATCCAAACTTGTAGCCCTCGCCGCCGTTCTGCTGTTGTCGACAGGCGGTGCGTCTGCCCAGCAGAGCGCCAAGAAGAACTCCCCTGCCCCGGCCGCTCAGCCCGCGCCTGCCCCGACGCAGCCACAGGCTGACGGTGCTCCGGCGCAGCAGGCGGGCTGGGTCGTGCGCTGCACCAGCGTCAGCCGCGAGGCGCCGCTCGAATGCGCGATGGAGCAGAACGCGGTGCTGACCAAGACCGGCCAGACCATCGTGCTGATCAACATCCGCATCGCGCCCGACACCCGCACGCCGGTGGCGCTGCTGCAATTGCCGCTCGGTCTCAACCTTCCCATCGGCGCCAAGCTCCAGGTCGACGAGGGCAAGTCCGTCGATCTCCAGATCCAGACCTGCGAGAACCGCGGCTGTTACGCCTCGACGCCCATCGCGGCGGACCTGCTGGGCGCCTTGAGGTCCGGCAAGCAGTTGAAGGTCTCCTTCCAGAACATGGCCAAGGAGACGATCGCGATCCCGATGCCGCTGGGCGATTTCGCGGCCGCTTACGACAAGATCAAGTAA